A region of Calditerrivibrio nitroreducens DSM 19672 DNA encodes the following proteins:
- the cobJ gene encoding precorrin-3B C(17)-methyltransferase, whose amino-acid sequence MGKLFVVGIGPGKHDLITRRGLDAILSSDLICGYNKYIELLDSLVCNKPIFSNGMKGEIERVKFAIDKAKSGKTVSLVCGGDSSLYALASLVFELCDDFENIEIIPGITAALSASTKLGAPICEDLVILSLSDLLTPFEIIKKRVDAINIGDFVTAIYNPKSQKRDKYLKEVLESFYQQRGDLICGIVKNCDRDDELVKITKITDFDYDIVDMSTVVIVGNTKSYIKNDKMITPRGYLIKYNR is encoded by the coding sequence ATGGGTAAATTATTTGTGGTAGGTATTGGCCCTGGCAAACATGACCTTATAACCAGAAGAGGATTAGACGCTATTTTATCAAGTGATTTAATCTGCGGCTATAACAAATATATCGAACTGCTTGACTCTTTAGTTTGTAATAAACCTATCTTTTCAAATGGTATGAAAGGGGAAATAGAAAGGGTTAAGTTTGCAATAGACAAAGCAAAATCTGGCAAAACAGTATCTTTAGTATGTGGTGGAGATTCATCTCTTTATGCTTTAGCGTCACTTGTTTTTGAGTTATGTGACGATTTTGAAAATATCGAAATTATACCAGGCATCACAGCTGCTTTATCAGCCAGTACAAAACTTGGTGCCCCAATCTGTGAAGATTTGGTAATCCTTTCACTATCTGATTTACTTACCCCTTTTGAAATCATAAAAAAAAGGGTAGACGCTATAAATATTGGTGATTTTGTAACAGCAATTTACAATCCTAAAAGTCAAAAAAGGGATAAGTATTTAAAAGAAGTATTGGAATCATTCTATCAACAAAGGGGTGATTTAATTTGCGGTATAGTAAAAAACTGTGATAGAGATGATGAACTTGTAAAAATTACAAAAATTACCGACTTTGACTATGACATCGTGGATATGTCAACTGTAGTGATTGTTGGCAACACTAAAAGCTATATAAAAAATGATAAAATGATAACCCCCCGAGGCTACTTAATAAAATATAACAGATAG